Within the Chroococcidiopsis sp. TS-821 genome, the region ATCCTGAGCAAGCGATAATTCTCATCTTTGGTTAAACAATTTGACTATCGGTACTGTTGCTAGTGATTAGTGGTTAGTTGCTAGCCACTAGTCACCTTTACTCACCGTTTTCACGAAGTGAAACGATTGAAGAGATGCTTAGGACATGATAGAAGCTGAGAACCATTGTCTAGGTAGCTTTTAAATCTGACCTCTGACCCTTGCTATTGATATTTCAACTTCAACTTGTCCGCTTTGACTTAGTTGGTATGGGTAAACCCAACGACTGATGAAAGTCTTCTTGAACTTTGTGCGTTAAACGGCGCGAAACTTGTTTGACAATACTATTGAGTAGGCGATCGCCTGTATTTTGCACAAGTGATTTTGGTAAACGTTGAATAAACTTGGGAAAGTGAACTGCAACTGCGAGATCTAACTTCCACTCTACGCGTGTCATTTTTCCCGCAACGACGTCGGGAGTAGCAGCTGTTTCGACAAGTTCCATAACTGCGTGGAAGTCTACATCATAGCCAGGAGCAATATAATTTGGTACTGGAATTGTCTTAATTCGATAAATTCCTTCATCTGGAGGCAAAAGCTCTAAGCCTACCTTGGGTTCTACTTCATAACCAAACGAGCCGAAGCGACCAATTGTCAATGCATAAGCGTTTTCCTTAACCAATTCGACTTTCATTGGCTGAGCGCAGCGACAAAACCAGCCTTGATGAGCATCAAGATAATTAGCAACGGTATCAGCAGGGGCATACATTTCCATGCAGTCCGTAAACTTTCCATGGAAGCGTGTTGGTGAATCAGTATGTGAATAGTCACTTTCTGCTAGCGCTGATGCCTCCCAATGCACTTGTCCTTTTCTAGTAGATTGATATTCACCATTGCTCGACAGCATAAACGCATCCTTTGTAATTTGACTGATGTTATTTGTATTTAGGATTCCCAAGTTAGTCTGAGAGTTTCTCTGCCATTGTGCAGCTTATATCAAGGTTTATCGAATCTACAATTGAGATTGAGAGTTAGTTAAACTCACTTGAGAATTTGTTCGTTTATTCAGCATAAGCTTTACAATGAAAGCATTTGTAGCAGGGGCAACAGGCGAGACAGGTCGCAGAATTGTCCAAGAATTAGTTAAAAGAAACATTCCTGTACGCGCTTTGGTTCGGAATATCGATTCAGCCAAAGCCATTTTGCCTGCTGAGGCTGAGTTGGTAGTCGGAGATGTTTTGCAGCCAGCTACTCTCCGTGCTGCAATCGGAGACAGCACTGTGTTACTTTGTGCAACTGGAGCTAAACCAAGTTTCGACCCCACAGGACCTTACAAAGTAGACTACGAAGGAACAAAAAATTTAGTTGATGTTGCTAAAGCTAAAGGCATAGAGCATTTTGTTTTTGTTTCTTCCTTGTGTACTTCTCAACTGTTTCATCCACTAAATTTGTTTTGGTTGATTTTAGTATGGAAAAAGCAGGCGGAGGAGTATCTACAAAAAAGTGGTCTTACCTATACTATCGTCCGACCAGGTGGTTTGAAAAACGAAGACAATTCCAATCCTATAGTTATGGCTGCTGCAGATACGCTATCTGATGGTAGTATTCCGCGTGCGAAAGTTGCGCAGGTATGTGTTGAGGCATTGTTCAATCCTGAAGCAAAAAATAAAATTGTGGAAATTGTCGCTAAGCCAGAAGCAACGCCAAAAAGTTTTCAAGAACTGTTTGCGAGTGTGGGCTGAAACGGCTGCGTGAAATTTGAGGAACATCAAGCTAGCAAGCATCCTCTGAATTTAATGTAAGGGCGGCTTTTTCTGCCCTACATTTTCTTTCTGTTGATTTTTTGTGCAAATGCGTAAGTCTTGG harbors:
- a CDS encoding DUF1997 domain-containing protein encodes the protein MLSSNGEYQSTRKGQVHWEASALAESDYSHTDSPTRFHGKFTDCMEMYAPADTVANYLDAHQGWFCRCAQPMKVELVKENAYALTIGRFGSFGYEVEPKVGLELLPPDEGIYRIKTIPVPNYIAPGYDVDFHAVMELVETAATPDVVAGKMTRVEWKLDLAVAVHFPKFIQRLPKSLVQNTGDRLLNSIVKQVSRRLTHKVQEDFHQSLGLPIPTKSKRTS
- a CDS encoding SDR family oxidoreductase translates to MKAFVAGATGETGRRIVQELVKRNIPVRALVRNIDSAKAILPAEAELVVGDVLQPATLRAAIGDSTVLLCATGAKPSFDPTGPYKVDYEGTKNLVDVAKAKGIEHFVFVSSLCTSQLFHPLNLFWLILVWKKQAEEYLQKSGLTYTIVRPGGLKNEDNSNPIVMAAADTLSDGSIPRAKVAQVCVEALFNPEAKNKIVEIVAKPEATPKSFQELFASVG